A window from Vulpes vulpes isolate BD-2025 chromosome 9, VulVul3, whole genome shotgun sequence encodes these proteins:
- the SKA3 gene encoding spindle and kinetochore-associated protein 3 gives MDLIRSFHAKLRSLAITLDRETARLQRALDGEESDCEDFPMRILHDLHSEVQTLKDDVSILLDQTSLESQESIGFIKATKVLMKKNSVDIMKIREFFQKYGYNPRDKKNSVDEQEIMDSESESMKHENFQMTDVKDNLSDPAIPSTSGSEKSPRSPQLSDFGLERYMISQVPPNPPQAVNNHEEEPKNLTPSSKQSLVKELKTPKCALKMDDFECVTPKLEHFGISDYTVCLNEDYTMGLKNMKKNKSEEVIGPEPVTSNNFFATPGIIIQDLKKSDADSTNSPLAPTFCTPGLKIPSTKNSTTLGSINYPLSKTNSSSNDLEVKDCTSLVLNSDKCFESFADPSSPVISSYENLLRTPTPPEVTTIPEDILQILSKYNSNLTTPVAVKAVPSSKGFLTKYEGPNIRGVGNKENW, from the exons ATGGACCTGATCCGAAGCTTCCACGCGAAACTGCGGTCTCTGGCCATCACACTAGACAGGGAGACGGCTCGGCTGCAGCGAGCGCTGGACGGGGAGGAGAGCG ACTGTGAAGATTTTCCAATGAGAATTTTACATGACCTTCATTCAGAAGTCCAGACTCTAAAG GATGATGTCAGTATTCTTCTTGATCAAACAAGTTTGGAAAGTCAAGAAAGCATTGGTTTCATAAAGGCAACAAAAgtactgatgaaaaaaaattcagtggatATCATGAAAATAAGAGAGTTTTTCCAGAAGTATGGATATAATCCACGTGACAAGAAAAATTCAG TGGATGAACAAGAAATCATGGACTCTGAATCAGAGTCTATGAAGCATGAAAATTTTCAGATGACTGACGTGAAGGACAATCTGTCTGATCCTGCTATTCCAAGCACTTCTGGTTCTGAGAAGTCTCCACGGAGTCCGCAACTTTCTGATTTTGGACTTGAGCGGTACATGATATCCCAAGTTCCACCAAACCCTCCACAGGCAGTAAACAACCATGAGGAAGAGCCAAAAAATTTAACTCCATCTTCCAAACAGTCACTAGTTAAAGAACTAAAAACGCCAAAATGTGCTCTAAAGATGGATGATTTTGAGTGTGTAACTCCTAAATTAGAACACTTTGGTATTTCTGACTATACTGTGTGTTTAAATGAAGATTACACAATGGgacttaaaaatatgaagaagaatAAAAG TGAAGAGGTGATAGGACCAGAACCAGTGACCAGTAATAATTTCTTTGCCACTCCTGGCATCATAATCCAGGATTTGAAAAAAAGTG ATGCCGACTCTACAAATTCTCCCTTGGCACCTACATTCTGCACTCCTGGTTTGAAAATTCCTTCTACAAAGAACAGTACAACTTTG GGATCCATAAATTATCCATTATCAAAAACAAATAGTTCATCAAATGATTTGGAAGTGAAAGACTgtacatcattagttttaaaTTCAGACAAGTGTTTTGAGAGTTTTGCGGATCCCTCTTCTCCTGTAATTTCTTCTTATGAGAATCTGCTGAGAACACCTACACCTCCAGAAGTAACTACTATTCCAGAAGATATTCTCCAG attttatcaAAATACAACTCAAACCTAACAACTCCTGTAGCAGTGAAAGCTGTGCCATCCAGCAAAGGGTTCCTCACTAAATATGAGGGACCAAACATCCGAGGTGTTGGCAACAAAGAAAACTGGTGA
- the MRPL57 gene encoding large ribosomal subunit protein mL63, with amino-acid sequence MFLTALLLRNRIPGRQWIGKHRRPRAVSFQAKQNMIRRLEIEAENQYWLSTPYLSAEQEYGHAAERRAAAFEAIKAAKMAKFPPHRFVADQLDHLNVTKKWV; translated from the coding sequence ATGTTCCTGACGGCTCTGCTCCTCCGCAATCGCATCCCCGGCAGGCAGTGGATCGGGAAGCACCGGCGGCCGCGGGCCGTGTCCTTCCAAGCGAAGCAGAACATGATCCGCCGGCTGGAGATCGAGGCAGAGAACCAGTACTGGCTGAGCACGCCCTACCTGTCGGCGGAGCAGGAGTACGGCCACGCGGCGGAGCGCAGGGCGGCGGCCTTCGAGGCCATCAAGGCGGCCAAAATGGCCAAGTTCCCCCCGCACAGGTTCGTGGCGGACCAGCTCGACCATCTCAACGTCACCAAGAAGTGGGTCTGA